The Myxococcales bacterium region GCGGTGGGTCCGATGCAGCGATTCAATTGAATCGCTGCGCTACGGCTTGACGCACGAGGCGCGCGGAAGTTCCGAAGGTCCACACAGCATAGCGAACTTACGGTGAAACACCCGACGCTGCGCACCTTGTCGCACCAATCGAACGTCGGCCCTTGTACCTCTACCGGGAACAATGCGCGGATGCCGCGGCGCATTCCCCGGGCGTCTCCTTGAGCGCGTGTTCCTTCAGCGAACGGCGAGCCAGGCCACCCCCGCGCCAACGACAACTCCGACGGCCGCCACCAGGAGGATGAGGAGCCGCACCTTGGCCGGTGACGGCGCGCTCGAGGGTCGGGCGCTCAGGCGCGCCTTCGCGTCGACGGGCGGCGCTGGCGGAGCCGATTGCCGCTCGCTCACGATGACGTCCTCGAAGCGAGGCGGCGCCGACGTCAGCTGCGAGAGCACGGTGAGCTCGTCGAGGGAAGGCAGCGAGGCTCGTTTCCCCTGAAGCTCCAGGGCGTTCCGCAAGGGCGCGTCGACGGGCAGTTCGACGCCGAGCGGCGGCAGCGCACGGACGGCGTCGGGCTGCGCCGTGTCATCGCTGTCGTCAGCGACCGCCTGCGCTCCATCTTCGTATCGGCGCGTGGGGCCCAACCGACCCGCATGTGAGCCGTCGGAGGACCGCTCGTCGGGCCCGAGCGCCTCGAGGGCCTCTCGGGAGCTCGTGAGGAGGGCCCGCAGCTCCGCCTCCCCCCGCGCGCAGTCCACGTTGTCTTGCACCACGGCCCGAAATTCCGCGGCCGAGAGCGTTCGCTCCTTGGGGTCGACGGCGAGCGCACGCCGAATGGCCCCCTGGATGCCCCGCGGAAGGTCGGGACGCACCACGTCGATCGGGGCGAGCCGGGGATTTTTCATGGCTCGAAGCAGCTCGACTTCGTCGTCGCTGAAGCGCGCGAAGGGCGCTCGTCCGGTGGCGAGCCACCAGGAGAGGAGCCCCGCGGCGTAGACGTCGGCGCGCTCCGTCACTGACTCGCCACGCGCCTGCTCGGGCGCCATGCACCCGAGGGTGCCGTGTACGAGGCCTAGCTGCGTGCCCGTCGACGTGCCCACCAGCTTCGCCATCCCGAAGTCCGTCAGCTTGACGTTTCCCTCCCAGTCCAAGAGCACGTTGCTCGGGCTCACATCGCGATGAACGATGGGCACCGCCGCGCCGCTGTCGTCGGTGTACGCGTGGGCGTGAGACAAAGCCGCGAGAACGCGCTCCACGATCGCGAAGGCCGCCCGGTCTGGCAAGCGAGCTCGCGCTTTCGCGGCGAGACGGAGGAGCCGCGACAACGGGATCCCGTCGACGTATTCGAAGACGAGCGCGGCGTAGCCCGCGTCCTGGACGAAAGCGCGGACCTGAACGATGGCCGGGTGCGATAGCCGCGCCGCGAGCGATGCCTCGTGCGCGAGGCTCGCCTTCTGCGCCGCGTCGAGCTCGGCGCGCGGGTCGCCCAACATCTTCACGGCGACGAGGCGGCCACCGCGACTTCGCGCGAGGTAGACGCTGCCAACACCGCCCGCGCCGAGGCGCTCGAGCACCTCGAAGCCCCGCAGCTTGGGGCGGCCGTTGTCCGTCGGGAACATCATCGCCTTGCGCCATGATGCCAAACCCCGCTTGCGCGGCGGAAGGAAAGTCCCTCCTCCACACAAGGATTGTGATCGTGCGGCCCCCCCCTTGCGATACGCTACGCGTCTTGAGCGAGCTGGTTTTTCCACGCGCGCCGCACGCGAGCGTCCGAGTCGTCCGCGAGGTGGGCCGCTCGGAGGGCTTCCTCTCCATGAGGCGCGTCGACCTATCCGTCGAGGACGGGCCGGCGTTCGCGTACGACGTCGTCGAGCGGCGCGCGATGGACGCCGCGGTGATCGCGGCCCACTACCAGGCCTCTGGGAAGCCGTGGGTCGTGCTCGTCTCGTGCGTGCGTCCGCCTTTCGCGCTTCGCGGCGAGGCGGCGACCTTCTTGGAGCTGCCGGCGGGCCTCATCGAGCCGGGCGAAGAACCGGCAGAGGCGGCCCTCCGCGAGCTCTTCGAAGAGACGGGACTCGTGGTGTCCCAGGTCTCGGCGCTCGGCCCGCCGGTGTTGCCGGCGCCAGCGATGATCGCGGAGCGGCAGCACATGTTTCACGTGTCGGTCACGGCGGAAGCGGTGGCGTCGACCCGCCCCCGCGGCGACGGCTCCGACCTCGAGCGACGAGCGGTGCTTGCGCCAGTCCCTTTGGAGGACGCACTCCGGATGGCCAAGCTCGGACTTCTCGCCGATTCGAAGAGTGAGCTCGCGCTGCGGCGCCTTGCGGAGGCCCTCGCATGAAGCCGCACGTCCTCGTGCTCGTGAAGCGCACGAGCTTCCAGACCTTCGTCCTCGACGCGAAAGACGACCGGACGCTTCGCCTGATGCGTCAAAAGAACCCCGCCGTGGCGAGGCTTCGGTCGTCGCACGAGTCCCACCTCGCGACGCTGACCGAGGTGGGCGAGGCGCTCGACAAACTCGGCACGAGCATGACGGTCTTGCCGGCCACCCCGCCCAAGAGCGCCGGACCGAAGGCCGACGACAAGCTCTTCCGCGAGGCGACGCTCGTGGTCACCGTCGGCGGCGATGGAACGCTCCTCGCGGCGTCCCACCGCCTGGGCCCGAATACGCCCCTCTTGGGAATCAACAGCGCGCCCGAGAGTTCGGTGGGCTTCTTTTGCGCCGGCCGACGCGGCTCGGCGCATCGAACGCTGCGAGCGGCGCTGGAGGACAAACTCTTGCGGGTCCGCCTTTCGCGCATGGAGGTGGAGCTCGCGGGAGCGATCGTCCATCGGCGCGTCCTCAACGACGCCCTCTTCTGCCACGCCTCGCCGGCAGCGACGTCGCGGTACATCCTGTCGTTGAATGGCTCGAAAAAGGGGCGCCCCGCAAAGGCGCAGGCCGACGAGCAACGCTCCAGCGGCTTGTGGATTGGCCCCGCCGCCGGCTCCACCGCGGCCCAACGCAGCGCCGGCGGACGAATCTTGCCGCTCCGATCGCGGGCGCTCCAGTTCGTGGTGCGCGAGCCCTACATGCGGCACGGGCGCCGAGCGCGGCTCGTTCGGGGGCTGATCCGTGAGGGCGCGGAGCTCGACATCGTTTGCAAGATGCGCGACGCAAGACTCTTTCTCGATGGTGATCAAAACGTCGTCTTCGTGGGCCTCGGCGACGTGGTCCGCTTTCGACGCTCGAGCGAGCACCTGACGGTCTTGGGCCTCCGGCGCTAGCAGCCAGGCCGCGGCCGCCTCAATGGCCACGAAATAGCGGCGATCGGCGGTAGCCGGATGCCGCGCCTCGGGTACAATGACCGCTCCAACGGGGCACGACGCGCGAGATTCACCCGATGAGCGACTTTCCCTCCCGCAGCAGGCGCGCCGCCGTCGCCTTCGCAAGCCTCGCGGCCGCAACAACGATCCTGCTGACCGCAGCCGACAGCGCGGCCTTCTGCCGAACGGCCACGGAAGGCCTCTCGGAGGGGTGCAAGCCAACGGGAAAGAACTGCTGCACCCTCGGCAAGCCCATCTATTGGAAGAACGCATGCATCGGCTTCAGCATGCATTTTTTGCCCACCACCAAGCGAGACATCAGCTTTCTCTTGGCGAGTCGCACGCTGTCGCAAGCTTTCGGCGTCTGGACCGCCGCGAGCTGCTCCGGAAGCGAAGGTTCTTCTCGCGTGAG contains the following coding sequences:
- a CDS encoding serine/threonine protein kinase, whose product is MMFPTDNGRPKLRGFEVLERLGAGGVGSVYLARSRGGRLVAVKMLGDPRAELDAAQKASLAHEASLAARLSHPAIVQVRAFVQDAGYAALVFEYVDGIPLSRLLRLAAKARARLPDRAAFAIVERVLAALSHAHAYTDDSGAAVPIVHRDVSPSNVLLDWEGNVKLTDFGMAKLVGTSTGTQLGLVHGTLGCMAPEQARGESVTERADVYAAGLLSWWLATGRAPFARFSDDEVELLRAMKNPRLAPIDVVRPDLPRGIQGAIRRALAVDPKERTLSAAEFRAVVQDNVDCARGEAELRALLTSSREALEALGPDERSSDGSHAGRLGPTRRYEDGAQAVADDSDDTAQPDAVRALPPLGVELPVDAPLRNALELQGKRASLPSLDELTVLSQLTSAPPRFEDVIVSERQSAPPAPPVDAKARLSARPSSAPSPAKVRLLILLVAAVGVVVGAGVAWLAVR
- a CDS encoding NUDIX hydrolase translates to MRRVDLSVEDGPAFAYDVVERRAMDAAVIAAHYQASGKPWVVLVSCVRPPFALRGEAATFLELPAGLIEPGEEPAEAALRELFEETGLVVSQVSALGPPVLPAPAMIAERQHMFHVSVTAEAVASTRPRGDGSDLERRAVLAPVPLEDALRMAKLGLLADSKSELALRRLAEALA
- a CDS encoding NAD(+)/NADH kinase — protein: MKPHVLVLVKRTSFQTFVLDAKDDRTLRLMRQKNPAVARLRSSHESHLATLTEVGEALDKLGTSMTVLPATPPKSAGPKADDKLFREATLVVTVGGDGTLLAASHRLGPNTPLLGINSAPESSVGFFCAGRRGSAHRTLRAALEDKLLRVRLSRMEVELAGAIVHRRVLNDALFCHASPAATSRYILSLNGSKKGRPAKAQADEQRSSGLWIGPAAGSTAAQRSAGGRILPLRSRALQFVVREPYMRHGRRARLVRGLIREGAELDIVCKMRDARLFLDGDQNVVFVGLGDVVRFRRSSEHLTVLGLRR